The Paenibacillus sp. JQZ6Y-1 sequence GCCGATCACCCTCTCAGGTCGGCTACGCATCGTCGCCTTGGTGAGCCGTTACCCCACCAACTAGCTAATGCGCCGCAGGCCCATCCTTCAGTGACAGATTGCTCCGTCTTTCGTTCGTCGTCCATGCGGACAACGAAAGTATCCGGTATTAGCTACCGTTTCCGGTAGTTATCCCAGGCTAAAGGGCAGGTTGCCTACGTGTTACTCACCCGTCCGCCGCTAAGTCTCAAAGAAGCAAGCTTCTTATCGACTCCGCTCGACTTGCATGTATTAGGCACGCCGCCAGCGTTCGTCCTGAGCCAGGATCAAACTCTCCATAAAAGTGTTTGACTTGCTCATCTCTTGCTGGCGAGAACATTGCTGTTCTCTATATTTTTGAAGAACCGAAGTTCTTCACTCACTCGTTGTTCAGTTTTCAAAGATCAAGCTCTTTCGTTGCCGTTCAGTGTCTCTCGCAGCAACTCTTATATCTTATCACCTTCTCAGCTAGCTGTCAACAACTTTTTTTGAAGTTGTTTTTCGTAATGATTTGACTCATTGTGGAAGCGACAGATGCTTTCAAAAGGCTTGTACAAAAGACTATACCATGGATCGACCGAGCAAGTCAACACCTTTATAACCAATTATTTTATTCCCTTTATAATTCAGGTAGATCAGGTAGATCAGGTAGATCAGGTAGATCAGGTAGATCAGGTAGATCAGGTAGATCAGGTAGATCAGGTAGATCAGGTAGATCAGGTAGATCAGGTAGATCAGGTAGATCAGGTAGATCAAATGATTGTGTTGGACTGTATTAAGGGTGTCAAGCTTATTGTCTCCATTCATATAAAAAGGCGCATTCCGTGGTTTACTTATCGGAATGCGCCTTGAGGTGAGAAACGGAATATCTCATTATAGAGCCAACTGTAAAAGAATCATTTTACCGTTGGAGCTATTTTTCATCTCGTCTATTTATATTATGAAGTATATAGAGCTACTTGTTCATTTTGAATTGTAGGAACAGTTCATTGTAGTGAACCAGCATTTTTTTGCCCAAGTTGTCGTAGACCTCTAGGCGGTCGGTTAGTTCGCTTGGTGGATAGAAGCGTTCGTCACCAGCGATGTCTTCTGGCAGCAGCTTCAAGGCAGCATCATTAGGCGTTGAATAGCCTACGTATTCCGCATTCTGGGCTGCGACTTTTGGATCGAGCATGAAGTTGATGAATTTGTGAGCGGCATCGACATTAGCTGCGGTTTTTGGAATCACCATATTGTCGAACCAGAGGTTTGTCCCTTCTTCCGGCACCACATAATCCAGATCTTCATTTTCGCTCATAATCTCGGACGCATCGCCAGAGAATACAAGACCAGCTGCCGCTTCGTTGTTGGCGAGCAACATTTTGATCTCGTCACCAACAATGGCTTTGACGTTTGGCGTTAGCTTTTTCAGTTTTGCCAGTGCTTGTTGCAGATGCTGCTCATTGGTATCGTTCAGCGAGTAGCCTAGACTATTCAGCGACATGCCTATCACTTCGCGTGCGCCATCGGTCAGCAGCACATTGTTACGCAGCGAGGGGTCCCACAAATCGTTCCAGCTATGGAATTTGAGACTGGTCAGCTTTGGATTGTAGACGATCCCAACCGTTCCCCAGAAATATGGCGCAGAATATTTATTGCCCGGATCGAACGATAGATTCAGAAACGATGGATCGATATTTTTCAGATTCGGCAGTTTGCTGTGATCCAATGGAAGGAGCAGCTTTTCTTCACGCATTTTGGAAATGGCATAATCCGACGGAATGGCTACATCAAATGTAGTACCGCCCTGCTCGATTTTGGTCAACATCGCTTCATTGGAATCAAAAGTCTGATAAATGACAGTAATGCCTGTTTCTTTTTGAAATTGGGTCAGCAGGTCAGGATCGATATAATCGCCCCAATTATAAATGGTCAGCGTATTACCGCCAGCATACCCCTGACTAACATTCAGACGTCCTGCTACATACATGAGCAGCAGTGCCACAGCGACAATAATGATAAATGTACGACTAATGGCTTTCATCTTATCTTGGCACCCCCATTTCGGCAGCTGCTTCATGACGACGGCTGCGTCCCTGTGCACGGCGCGTGATCATATAATAACCAACCACCAGTGCAGTGGTGAATAGGAAGATCAGTGTGGACAGCGCATTGATAGACAGCGCAACCCCCTGTCTCGCACGGGAGTAAATTTCGACTGATAGAGTCGAATATCCATTACCGGTCACAAAGAACGTAACAGCAAAGTCATCCAATGAATACGTGAACGCCATGAAAAAGCCAGCAAAGATGCCGGGCTTAATAAATGGCAAAATAACTTTGGTCAGCACATCGCGGCGGCTAGCACCCAAATCGCGCGCCGCATCTACTAAGGTCGGGCTCATTTCCTGCAAACGCGGCAGAATCATAAGCACCGTAATCGGTATGCTGAAAGCGATATGCGAGATCAGCACCGAGGCAAAGCCTAGCTTGATGCCTACAATCGTAAACAAAATCAAAAAGGATGCACCAATGATCACGTCCGGGCTAACAATGAGCACGTTATTGAGCGACAATACGGTATCTTTTAAACGGCGACGACGAATGCGGTCAATCGCTAGCGCACCAATAATACCGATGATCGTTGCAATTGTAGAGGATAGAAGCGCAATGACCAGCGTATTAATCAGAATAATAATGAGACGGGTATCGTGAAAGACTTCGCTATACCATTCCCACGTAAAGCCTTCAAACTTGTGCATATTACCAGCACTATTAAAGGAATAATACATCAGATACAAAATCGGCGCGTATAAAACAGCAAATACGAGTACGAGATATAGATTGCTCCAGCGGTTTTTATTTCCCATGACGCACCTCCTGTCCGAAGCCGCCACTCAGCAGCATCAGCACAGCCATCGCAATAATCAATACTACGGCAACGGTTGAACCCATTCCCCAGTCCTGTGTGACTAAGAAATGCTGCTCAATCGCTGTACCAAGTGTAATCACTTTATTGCCCGCAATCAGGCGTGTGATCATAAACAGCGACAGCGACGGGATGAATACCGCCATACAGCCGGATTTGACACCAGAGACAGTCAACGGGAAAATCACGCGTTGAAATGTAGTCCAGCCGGATGCGCCCAGATCACGCGCTGCCGAGATGAGCGATGGATTCATTTCCTCCAGCGCATTATAGATTGGCAGAATCATAAACGGCACGAAAATATATACCGATACGAATACGAAGCTAAAGGCGTTAAACAGCAATTGCTGCGGTCCGAAACCGATCGCCCCCAATAGGGCATTGATCGGACCGTACGTACCGAAAATACCGATAAACGCGTACGTTTTTAGCAGCAGGTTGATCCATGTCGGCAAAATAATCAGCAAAATCCACAGCTGACGATGCTTGGTTCGGGTCAGCACATAAGCAGCTGGATACGCAATCAGCAGCGAAAATAGTGTCACGAGAAACGCATACCAGAACGAGCTTAGTGTCATTTGCAAATAAACGGGTGTAAAAAAGGTAC is a genomic window containing:
- a CDS encoding ABC transporter permease; the encoded protein is MGNKNRWSNLYLVLVFAVLYAPILYLMYYSFNSAGNMHKFEGFTWEWYSEVFHDTRLIIILINTLVIALLSSTIATIIGIIGALAIDRIRRRRLKDTVLSLNNVLIVSPDVIIGASFLILFTIVGIKLGFASVLISHIAFSIPITVLMILPRLQEMSPTLVDAARDLGASRRDVLTKVILPFIKPGIFAGFFMAFTYSLDDFAVTFFVTGNGYSTLSVEIYSRARQGVALSINALSTLIFLFTTALVVGYYMITRRAQGRSRRHEAAAEMGVPR
- a CDS encoding ABC transporter permease, with the protein product MQANTRAIYMLPYYVWIVLFVVAPVVLVGYYSFFDVDGHFTFQNYRTFFTPVYLQMTLSSFWYAFLVTLFSLLIAYPAAYVLTRTKHRQLWILLIILPTWINLLLKTYAFIGIFGTYGPINALLGAIGFGPQQLLFNAFSFVFVSVYIFVPFMILPIYNALEEMNPSLISAARDLGASGWTTFQRVIFPLTVSGVKSGCMAVFIPSLSLFMITRLIAGNKVITLGTAIEQHFLVTQDWGMGSTVAVVLIIAMAVLMLLSGGFGQEVRHGK
- a CDS encoding ABC transporter substrate-binding protein; translated protein: MKAISRTFIIIVAVALLLMYVAGRLNVSQGYAGGNTLTIYNWGDYIDPDLLTQFQKETGITVIYQTFDSNEAMLTKIEQGGTTFDVAIPSDYAISKMREEKLLLPLDHSKLPNLKNIDPSFLNLSFDPGNKYSAPYFWGTVGIVYNPKLTSLKFHSWNDLWDPSLRNNVLLTDGAREVIGMSLNSLGYSLNDTNEQHLQQALAKLKKLTPNVKAIVGDEIKMLLANNEAAAGLVFSGDASEIMSENEDLDYVVPEEGTNLWFDNMVIPKTAANVDAAHKFINFMLDPKVAAQNAEYVGYSTPNDAALKLLPEDIAGDERFYPPSELTDRLEVYDNLGKKMLVHYNELFLQFKMNK